The DNA region agctgctgggccagccctgatctgcccccagctctgcacataGGCATTGCTGCACTGTGCAGATAAGGCAACAAAGGGGGATCTCCAGGGAAAATTTTTCTGGAGTGTGGCAGTGACGTGCTATGTTTATGATAGcatcaaatgaaataaatagtttatttcatttaaagctATCAAGAGCACAGCTCCTCACTGACACAGTCTGTGGGTCACTATGAAAGTGtggagaaacaaaataaaatatggcAAAATTGATGGCTTTCGTTAAGGGgcaacattaaaaaaaggtaAACAATGAAAAAGAAGCTCTAAAATGAAACCAACAAGAATTATGAAAGAGAACTTTTATTACAAGTTAATTTCAGAAACTGTCCATCCGTTTAATGCTTTGTCTAGTCATCAGTCTccagactgcagccttgagctcctggttcctcaggctgtagatgagggggttcagggttggaggcaccaccgagtacagaactgacagggccagatccaggggTGGGGACGAGATGGAAGAGGGTTTCAGGTAGGCAAAAAAGCCAGTGCTGATGAACAGGGATACcacggccaggtgagggaggcaggtggaaaaggctttgtgccgtccctgctcagaggggatcctcagcacggccttgaagatctgcacataggagaaaacaatgaacacaaaacaaccaaaggCTAAGGATGCACCAACCACAAGGAGCCCAAGTTCCCTGTggtaggatttggagcaggagagcttgaggatctgtgggatttcacagaagaattgACCCAGGGCATTGCCTTTACACAGGGGCaatgaaaatgtattggctgtgtgcagcagagcattgagaaaggcactggcccaagcagctgctgccatgtgggcacaagctctgctgcccaggagggtcccatattgtaggggtttgcagatggacacgtagcggtcatagcacatgaCGGTCAGGAGGAAAACCTctgctgagaagaaaaacaaaaacagaaacagctgtgcagcacatcctgtgtaggagatgtccatggtgtcccagagggaattgtgcatggctttggggacagtggtgcagatgcaGCCCAGGTCGCcgagggccaggttgagcaggaagaagaacatgggtgtgtgcaggtggtggccgcaggctacggcgctgatgatgaggccattgcccaggagggcagccaggaagatgcccagcaagaggcagaagtgcaggagctgcagctgccgcgtgtctgccaatgccagcaggaggaagtggctgatggagctgctgttggacatttgctgtgtCTGCACATTTCGAcctacagaaagagaaaatacaggGACAACTGGGGGGAGATTTCTCACAGAAAAGGCAGAGCCCTTTCTCATAGACCCTTTGCTCCCACTAAACACCTGCCCCTTGTCAGAATCAGGAGAGTGGGCTCATTTCCAgcctcccaggctgccctgcccagagctccctgggcacagggagctgggacaccccattgctgtgctcagcctgcacaggaggagcccaagggctgggcctggccctgcagctggaactgcCATTGCAGAGAGCCCCTCAGCaatggcagcagcacctggcaaggcaaggagagagagagggagccGGGCCTGAGGAAAAGCCTttccctggccagccctgcccagcccctggcaggcagcagcagggcaggacagtggCCCTCAGGCCctggtcagcagggaatgggcacatgGCCGCAGAGATGCCCTTcatctctggggctgctctgcttggcccaggagggactgagggccctgagcccctgggctgagggctgtgctgtcTGCGAGGGGACacaagagctgtgctgctcagggcagtgtgtgccctgcagggcaggcccagcaggtgccacatctgccctgcagcagggctgccctcagcactgcctccctccctgcctgcccacggctctgctgctggagctgtcccagtgccagctgctcctgtgtccccgggctccttccctgccagagctgccagagcccagcccagcccctgggccagccctgccctgcagctgctcagccctgcagggattaaaaacagctcccccagcctgggcaccatGGAAAGGTGATGCTGCATGGATCTGGAGACTGGGCAGGTGCAGGCACTTGCTGAGGTTCCCAGGAATCCTCAGGGTGGTAGTTTAAGAGCCTCAGACCCTGCTCTACCCTGCACATCTGAGTTTCCATTGCCACCATGCTGAGACAGGGAAAGCAGAGACCTAAGCAGGAAACTCCTGCCCTGAATGAGCACATGACAAGTCCCTTCAGAAATGAGCTGGGCATGATctgtggctctgagcagccctggTGCAACCTCAGCTTCACTCCCTGCAGCggtccctggcagcaggagccatccTGACCTGTCCCTCTGACCGTGCCCAGGACAGCCCCgctctgcagcacatcctcctcctcctccttctcctcctcctcctcctcctcttcctgtgCCACAGACAAACTGAGAGAGTCCTCCTGAGACAGggtaaagatccattctgaattaggtgaagtgtctggAAGAGGTGAGGGGTCTGTggggccaaagctgaaggaaaagccacattccagagacagcaaggagacagagaaagaaaaacataaatgaCCACAAGGTCAATCTGCCCCAGACATtaaaattcctttgataaaggaGAACTGGTGCTAATTGTcgcagaatgaatatgtatgaacttattgtgaaactgtatgcatatgcatttggaagggagataaaagaagacccgaggtcttcagaggcacgcatgccttgttgggggacttgcaTCCAGCACGCgtcgtaataaaagcataccgggctttacaacttttataaagttgtgaggtttcttcttttctccgcaaaacattatggcgagccagccagggagttctctgtccccgtaggggcaggggggatagacggacctccaaggcgcgctctaggattttttcctggtggggctccgctcatctcaacttgccacctgtgaggacagacaaggacctgctggcctgcggaggaagatacggtatgtactgaggggcccccgggggagagaaaagagagcaagggagtaaaccacccagagaccTCTGGGTTCAGCTGACAGAGCAGCTATATTAGAGACAAAGTTCATCGTTTTAATAGAGCAGACCGCAAGCAGTTCTGAAAGTGAGCCAagtgaacccgtgtatgtgtgtattGGGGGTTCATTATTCTGATGGAGCAGAACCGCTGAGcccgtgtgtgttttgtttgtgtgtgtgtgtgatgtccagacactgtgttgctgtatagTTAATGTGTGCATTTTGTAGTCAGTGCACTGTGTTTGTAATCGTGCAAGTGATAAGTGTATGGTATATAAAAGAGAGTAAATCTACAGATCTACAGTGCCCTACAGTGCCGGGGGGAGtcagtactacccgtgtttgaagcagccgagtgaggcctgagACACTGGCTGCAGTAGGCTGCGAGGGCAGAGAGAGAAGTGCCCTGCAGAGAAGCGAGTGGAGGAATGTCAGTGATAGTATTtatcgtgtttaaatgtagtgatttgtgtagatttcGTACATTTTAACCatgagtatgagctcagagagttcctttgccttagATGTTTAGATTTGATCTCTAGAgtgtgtgctgttattttgattgtgtccaagaaaattgatgtgagtaaatgctgaattatggtatgctatgttgtgttgagaaaagcgaACACTTTGAGAAATATGCCcttcccagtgattttgtgtggtgattttcttccgctgcattgtcgtaatttgattctcagattgtatagtagtgtttgtggagattttaagatttcgTTGCAACAACAGCAGCATCTTACACAAGAGAACTATAGTacggtgatttatgcttaactaCGATAAAGTGAGTTAAAAGAATTCCAAGAAtgctccccctcacagcaattcaagccttggctctagtgaatttgagataaaggaggggagggtgcaggtgctgtgactagcacagtctttttgcaaagcagtaaaacaagtgtaagtagacacagtgcttaattagattgtgcaagaagagaactagaaaagactgatattttgtttgatcagaaCATAGTGTCTAAGTCAcgtttttgattagcatgctATGTGGAGTGACAGTGGCTGtctcctgggcacagggacagctctggctgccccgtctccccagAGAACACGAGAATggcctgtgagcaaaagctAGATGTGCAAGTATTATTGCAGTGtggtgtttatgagaaacactggtattgctgttttgctgttctaataagtgtcagAGCACATACCCCGAGTGTAAATTAGAAGTTTCTAGTCAAGcagattcagaacctaaggtcttaaaacttgtgtgtgggaatcacatctgatacctgccacctggagctgtgtgtataagaagaaaactgagaaactactgtgaaggtgtctgtaaaaaggtttgagtTGAAGCAAGATatggcaaggagaaataaataatgagaactgaccagagcaaatgCAAAcaggttcctaaattagccccttttgggaggggctcactgaGAAGGGGTTGCCagtaagagcagctcagaaaataaaaagatttataatacttcattgctgttagtactgttttaaaataagaagaTAAATGGAATAGAGTTTTTTGCATGCTGatatgtctttttgttttaagaaatcaccgagaatggcaaagagactgtAAGATCAGACCACCCTctggtcttggcccttgaaaaaggaaacaaggcaaagagaaagcaaatcaaaacatgttgttcagcatgcagcataagatagcaacgtatgaaatcaggcaaagattatcatgctgaaatgaaaagcaatcacagttcgcAAAATGAGTACATGATTTGttaaaggctcctcccaaggtaagggaggaagggtaaagatgacctccccaaaagggaagaatttttgtcaACACAAGGgtcatatattcagttttaaataaagctttaataCCTGtagagaatgtttatgttgtagaGAATGAACAACtagccagtctgagaaggcatacttgtgcaaacctttcaagtaacatgtgtactatgtgtacctaaaagcttctgtacaattcgctcaatttgctaaacattctcaaatgagaaaagtTACTCTagaggcaaatgatataaagaggTTAAGCTCAaaattaacagacactgaaattaaagacattagtaaggagatattagaataagtaaacaagtgttttcaagggtatgggcctctgtggtaccagggagagtgaaagatgctcccccatgagcatcaagtttaaggaaagaacacaactagtgagaactgagtagtaccctcaaaaagaagataaggaaggaatcagcccaataactgatagtactAGATTAaaggctgtcaataagataacacagaatttataccctgtggtagcaaatccatagaCTTTACcaacttgtttaacacctgagctaacctggttcactgttttaggcctaagagatgccttcttttgcctccctatccacgaagccagccaaaaaatttttgcattcaaactgaagctcacatagtccatgtgcctaAAGGCTTCAAAATTCCCCACTCTGATTcgagaacagcttgcaaagacccagagtcccgagaagctccacaagaggaaaggaggctgttgcagtacgtagatgatcttctagtagccagTCAGACGAGAAAAGCAAGAGAAGCCTAGACAGTAAGCCTTTTAAATTTCCTAAGACTCCAAGGatgcagagtctcaaagaaaaaagcacaggtattgaaacagaaggtaatctacctggggtaagaagtgagtgctgagcagcagactttaaagCAAAGAAGCCGTATGCCAAACCTTAAAATCCCAGACAACGAAAGAACTCAGAACCTTCTTAAGCATAGTAGAGTAGTGCCAGCTGTTTATAATTATAGACTGttcgccagacccctctatgctcttattgaGATCTCCAGTAGACAAAAGACGCCACACGAGCCTTTCGCCAGCTAGAGAGAGTACCCTCATGTcggctccagctttgaaacttccagatgtaagtaaaccattctttctatttttccacgcaaagaattgcccagggaatatTAGCTCAGGACTTGGGCCCATACtgaagggcagttgcttacttctctaagcaattagatgcaacagccaaaagaTAGCCAAGTTGCCTcggagctgtagcagcagttgtgctgaatattcaagaagcacgcaagtttaccctgagacaaaaatgactgtgctagtgtcccacacagtgtccgcagtaCTAGAAGTAAAAAGTGGccactggctttcaccacagaggtttctgaaataccaggccatcataGTAGAGCAAGACaatgtagagatagtggtgactgatattgtcaacccagcttcctttctcagcagaaatcaaagagaagcagtacaccacgGTTGCCTAGAGACcattgaagctacctactccagctGCCCAGACCTAAAGGACACTCCTCTGGccgatgcagagacctggttcactgacaaGAGCAGCTACGTTGCCAATGAGAAGCGACATGCTGGGTATGCAGTGACCACCGACAGAGAAGTAATAGAGTCTGAACCCTTACCAACAGAGACCTCTGCACAGAACGCTGAGATAtttgccctgacccgtgccctAGAAAGGgcaaaaaggaagagaataaCCATCTGCACAGACTCAAAGTATGCATTTAGAGTAATACATGTACATAGAGCCATCTAGAAAGAGAGaagactgctgacctcacagagaaagaagagacaatccagctgctagaagcagttcagctacctgaaaaagcatattaagtaacaccagagagtgagcttaaaattagaagaaagaaatgagctcACAGAtagagaggcaaagaaagcagcaaagggtgaggtacagattttcctcgaaagtaagccataatacaataatactaatcaaaagagatgtacaactgcaaggggtgggctaccattgaaagagagctagtaatcccttcccattttcgtaGTTACTAGTGAAGGAAAAGCACTAGAAAGCACATTAAAGCCTAACTACTtagaagccttttatagagtgtggctcctttttcgaaatgaccaaggctgtgagtgatacagagtgcattaaaatgaagtgttgactttgacGCAGTAATTTCCACAAGCTTTCTAGAtcacacatctgattgaaacaatcgttgtatcgttgtcaagaatttatatgccactatcactcaagtaagccgacaatgtgattcttgcctccagactaaccccaaaataccctcTGGCCgaaactcggtcagactgggagaggccatgagcctgtacagcagtggcaaattacCTTTTCAGagctcccaaggaaaggggggtatcagtatttactggtattgatagatacatttcCAGAGTAGCCAGAAACATTTCCCACCAGAACTATCAAAGCTCAAGAAGTGACCAGagtatttttacaagaaataataccacgcttcagagttccag from Melospiza georgiana isolate bMelGeo1 unplaced genomic scaffold, bMelGeo1.pri scaffold_29, whole genome shotgun sequence includes:
- the LOC131096312 gene encoding olfactory receptor 14A16-like, whose amino-acid sequence is MSNSSSISHFLLLALADTRQLQLLHFCLLLGIFLAALLGNGLIISAVACGHHLHTPMFFFLLNLALGDLGCICTTVPKAMHNSLWDTMDISYTGCAAQLFLFLFFFSAEVFLLTVMCYDRYVSICKPLQYGTLLGSRACAHMAAAAWASAFLNALLHTANTFSLPLCKGNALGQFFCEIPQILKLSCSKSYHRELGLLVVGASLAFGCFVFIVFSYVQIFKAVLRIPSEQGRHKAFSTCLPHLAVVSLFISTGFFAYLKPSSISSPPLDLALSVLYSVVPPTLNPLIYSLRNQELKAAVWRLMTRQSIKRMDSF